The Deinococcus koreensis genome window below encodes:
- a CDS encoding amidase: MTPTASDPPTSDPHRAWAYRPATPLAGAPGGPLSGLSFSVKDLYGVAGWPLHASTRAPVPEPGPSALVRRLLDLGADAVGKTHLHEIALGITGANGFGGTLHPSDPRRVPGGSSSGAAVSVALGQVDFALGTDTGGSIRVPAAWCGVAGFKPTKGHPAWSLEGVLPLSPTCDHAGPLARDVKTIARVHGALTGQEVGAQPWDGLRVGVWMPEGWTDGTVEQAVDSFAAALTSRGATLSPVAFPEVLDAYSPIVLGEAARVHAQALELNDPGFLPFTLAALRQGQALGDADLQTAFARREEYRAVLGDLFRSFDVLLAPTVPTPPPLIGQDEVEIGEGRTPLRRAVLRITAPFSLLGVPVLALPTGTPSVGVQLVGRPGEDDRLLGLGLALEEGR, encoded by the coding sequence GTGACCCCGACTGCGTCCGATCCGCCCACGTCTGACCCGCACCGCGCCTGGGCCTACCGGCCTGCCACGCCGCTGGCCGGCGCCCCCGGCGGCCCGCTGTCCGGCCTGAGCTTCAGCGTCAAGGATCTGTACGGGGTGGCGGGCTGGCCGCTGCACGCCAGCACCCGCGCCCCGGTGCCCGAACCCGGCCCCAGCGCACTGGTGCGCCGCCTGCTGGATCTCGGGGCCGATGCCGTGGGCAAGACCCATCTGCACGAGATCGCGCTGGGGATCACGGGCGCGAACGGCTTCGGCGGCACGCTCCATCCCTCCGACCCCCGGCGCGTGCCGGGCGGCAGTTCCAGCGGCGCGGCCGTCAGCGTGGCGCTGGGTCAGGTGGACTTCGCGCTGGGCACCGACACGGGCGGCAGCATCCGCGTGCCGGCGGCGTGGTGCGGGGTAGCGGGCTTCAAGCCGACGAAGGGGCATCCCGCCTGGAGCCTGGAGGGGGTCTTGCCCCTCTCGCCCACCTGCGACCACGCCGGCCCCCTGGCGCGGGACGTCAAGACCATCGCCCGCGTGCACGGCGCCCTGACCGGGCAGGAGGTCGGGGCGCAGCCGTGGGACGGTCTGCGGGTCGGGGTGTGGATGCCGGAGGGCTGGACGGACGGGACGGTGGAACAGGCGGTGGACTCCTTCGCGGCGGCGCTCACCAGCAGAGGCGCCACCCTCTCCCCCGTGGCCTTCCCGGAGGTGCTGGACGCCTATTCGCCCATCGTGCTCGGCGAGGCCGCGCGGGTTCATGCCCAGGCGCTGGAGCTGAACGATCCCGGCTTCCTGCCCTTCACGCTGGCGGCGCTGCGGCAGGGCCAGGCGCTCGGCGACGCCGACCTGCAGACCGCCTTCGCCCGGCGCGAGGAGTACCGCGCCGTGCTGGGCGACCTTTTCCGCTCGTTCGATGTGCTGCTGGCGCCCACCGTGCCCACGCCCCCACCCCTCATCGGGCAGGACGAGGTGGAGATCGGCGAGGGCCGGACGCCCCTGCGCCGCGCGGTGCTGCGGATCACGGCGCCCTTCAGCCTGCTGGGCGTGCCCGTGCTGGCGCTGCCCACCGGTACCCCCTCTGTGGGCGTGCAACTCGTGGGCCGGCCCGGCGAGGACGACCGCCTGCTGGGCCTGGGCCTGGCGCTGGAGGAGGGGCGTTGA
- a CDS encoding HelD family protein, which translates to MSSRAPVRLPAYAPHPDFDHESDHLEGTVAAMLRQIEFWEDRDRQMGADLETSIILGDEAEEHAAMLSPHVHQPYFGSLKVRVAGREQVLYVGKHAFRDVKGPHSVVSWDSEVGSLFYQEALTWTPRRGSAGTIRRRRQLDVAHKQLLRVTDLYDDEHGGDTGGREEVLLRRLEEGSTAGMRDVVETLQPEQNEAMRFPAGTPVIIQGAAGSGKTTIGFHRLSWMTNAERGRHQARPEACMVLMPNRVLASYAARILPELDLHSVNVTTPEHWAVGLLGLEKLEVTDRTLTLLLTDRDNTRRALAWRRAKLLGDARMLDVVRTHLWTRFTAALRGQGLKESVELRGREGLTLTLTDADLYTILSDTFARDPLEGYRAGFRALLEAEALSRLHVPDDEEAGVLKQLSAPVTTLLGRIFASTTPVTETRRLLASPEALAVSGLLQEREIQLLQADPLGGIPTPRRAHADVTELPLMLAMQAFMGGIGRAVGRELEVFDHVVLDEAQDYSPLLYALLARATRPGHITALGDLNQGMHGYKGPSSWEAVQAQLPGAQVLTLSRTYRSTRQITELGARIAATYNRAAHVQGVDRDGDPIQRYVAPAGPDGELPLLARAVKDAQKAGHSNIAIVTRRAIDADRLAEALREHDTDAQPITTQEHRYTGGLVILPVSLAKGLEFSAAIVASANAETYDDSTEYERRLLYVSASRALHWLGLVSVDELHPLIQ; encoded by the coding sequence ATGTCTTCGCGCGCTCCCGTCCGTCTCCCCGCCTACGCCCCACATCCTGATTTCGACCACGAGAGCGACCACCTGGAAGGCACGGTGGCCGCCATGCTGCGCCAGATTGAATTCTGGGAGGACCGCGACCGCCAGATGGGCGCCGATCTGGAAACCTCGATCATCCTGGGCGACGAGGCGGAGGAACACGCCGCCATGCTCTCGCCGCACGTCCACCAGCCGTATTTCGGCTCGCTCAAGGTGCGCGTGGCGGGGCGCGAGCAGGTGCTCTACGTGGGCAAGCACGCCTTCCGCGACGTGAAGGGGCCGCACAGCGTGGTCTCGTGGGATTCGGAGGTCGGCAGCCTGTTCTACCAGGAGGCGCTGACCTGGACACCCCGGCGCGGCAGCGCGGGCACCATCCGCCGGCGCCGGCAGCTGGACGTGGCCCACAAGCAGCTCCTGCGCGTGACCGACCTGTACGACGACGAGCATGGCGGCGACACCGGCGGCCGCGAGGAGGTGCTGCTCAGGCGGCTGGAGGAAGGCAGCACCGCCGGCATGCGCGACGTGGTGGAGACGCTGCAGCCCGAGCAGAACGAGGCCATGCGCTTTCCGGCCGGCACGCCCGTGATCATCCAGGGCGCGGCGGGCAGCGGCAAGACCACCATCGGCTTTCACCGCCTGTCGTGGATGACCAACGCCGAGCGCGGCCGCCACCAGGCCCGTCCCGAGGCCTGCATGGTGCTGATGCCTAACCGCGTGCTGGCCTCCTACGCCGCGCGCATCCTGCCGGAACTCGACCTGCACAGCGTCAACGTGACCACCCCCGAGCACTGGGCGGTGGGCCTGCTGGGGCTGGAGAAGCTGGAGGTCACGGACCGCACGCTGACCCTGCTCCTCACGGACCGCGACAACACCCGCCGCGCCCTGGCCTGGCGGCGCGCCAAGCTGCTGGGCGACGCCCGCATGCTGGACGTGGTGCGCACCCACCTCTGGACGCGCTTCACGGCGGCCCTGCGCGGCCAGGGCCTCAAGGAATCCGTGGAGCTGCGCGGCCGCGAAGGGCTGACCCTGACCCTGACCGACGCCGACCTGTACACCATTCTCAGCGACACCTTCGCCCGCGATCCCCTGGAGGGCTACCGCGCGGGCTTCCGCGCCCTGCTGGAGGCCGAGGCCCTGAGCCGCCTGCACGTGCCCGACGACGAGGAAGCCGGCGTCCTGAAGCAGCTCTCCGCCCCCGTGACCACCCTGCTGGGCCGGATTTTCGCCAGCACCACGCCGGTCACCGAGACCCGCCGCCTGCTCGCCAGCCCCGAGGCCCTGGCCGTGAGTGGCCTGCTGCAGGAGCGCGAGATCCAGCTCCTGCAGGCCGACCCCCTGGGCGGCATCCCCACCCCGCGCCGCGCCCACGCCGACGTGACCGAGCTGCCCCTGATGCTCGCCATGCAAGCCTTCATGGGCGGCATCGGCCGCGCGGTGGGCCGCGAACTGGAGGTGTTCGACCATGTGGTGCTGGACGAGGCGCAGGATTACTCCCCACTGCTGTACGCGCTGCTGGCCCGCGCCACCCGCCCCGGCCACATCACGGCGCTGGGCGACCTGAACCAGGGGATGCACGGCTACAAGGGGCCGTCGTCCTGGGAGGCGGTGCAGGCGCAGCTGCCCGGCGCGCAGGTGCTCACCCTGAGCCGCACCTACCGCTCGACCCGACAGATCACCGAACTGGGCGCCCGCATCGCCGCCACCTACAACCGCGCCGCCCACGTCCAGGGCGTCGACCGCGACGGCGACCCCATCCAGCGCTACGTGGCCCCGGCCGGCCCAGACGGCGAACTGCCACTGCTGGCCCGCGCCGTGAAGGATGCCCAGAAAGCCGGACACAGCAACATCGCCATCGTCACGCGCCGCGCCATCGACGCCGACCGTCTGGCCGAGGCGCTACGCGAGCACGACACCGATGCCCAGCCCATCACCACGCAGGAGCACCGCTATACCGGCGGGCTAGTGATCCTGCCGGTCAGTCTCGCCAAGGGCCTGGAGTTCAGCGCGGCCATTGTCGCCAGCGCCAACGCCGAGACCTACGACGACAGCACCGAATACGAGCGCCGCCTGCTGTACGTGTCGGCCAGCCGCGCCCTGCACTGGCTGGGGCTGGTCAGCGTGGACGAGCTGCACCCGCTCATTCAGTAG
- a CDS encoding glycine--tRNA ligase, which translates to MPAQSMEELVSLCKRRGFIFQGSEIYGGLQGFYDYGPLGVELKNNLKASWWRANVYERDDMEGLDASIIMHRMVLRHSGHEATFSDPMVDNKKNNKRYRLDHLVKDQKADVIGKVAEAMGVEAENFPALVAALNANPAKASEALRAAGVRDAFSGEVGEWTEPKPFNMMFKTTIGPVADDDSYGYLRPETAQGIFTNFKNVVDSTSRRLPFGIAQIGKAFRNEITPRNFIFRVRELEQMEIEFFCVPGTDEDWHAHWLEKRLKWWEDQGVPRGKIEILDVPKEDLAHYSKRTYDLMYDYPTLGHEEIEGIANRSDYDLGSHTKNQDELGLVARVEENHDSIAKLTIPHPETNKPVVPFVIEPSAGVDRAFLAVMAEAFTKETLENGNERIVLKLRPHLAPIKVAVIPLARNREEITTVAKAIKAELQGLGLGRVLYEDSGNIGKAYRRHDEVGTPFCVTVDFDTVGIGSGDNASDANLKDTVTVRDRDTLAQERVRISELSSWIQAKLR; encoded by the coding sequence ATGCCGGCACAATCGATGGAAGAACTCGTCAGCCTGTGCAAACGCCGGGGCTTCATTTTCCAGGGCAGTGAGATCTACGGCGGCCTGCAGGGCTTCTACGACTACGGCCCGCTGGGCGTGGAGCTGAAGAACAACCTCAAGGCCTCTTGGTGGCGCGCCAACGTCTACGAGCGCGACGACATGGAGGGCCTGGACGCCTCGATCATCATGCACCGCATGGTGCTGCGCCACTCGGGCCACGAGGCGACCTTCTCCGACCCGATGGTCGACAACAAGAAGAACAACAAGCGCTACCGCCTGGATCATCTGGTGAAAGACCAGAAGGCCGACGTGATCGGCAAGGTGGCCGAGGCGATGGGCGTGGAGGCCGAGAACTTCCCGGCGCTGGTGGCGGCGCTGAACGCGAACCCGGCGAAGGCTTCCGAAGCTCTCCGTGCGGCAGGGGTGCGCGACGCCTTTTCCGGCGAGGTCGGCGAGTGGACGGAGCCCAAGCCCTTCAACATGATGTTCAAGACGACCATCGGGCCGGTCGCCGACGACGACTCGTACGGCTACCTGCGCCCGGAGACCGCCCAGGGCATCTTCACCAACTTTAAGAACGTCGTGGACTCCACCTCCCGGCGCCTGCCCTTCGGCATCGCGCAGATCGGCAAGGCCTTCCGCAACGAGATCACGCCGCGCAATTTCATCTTCCGGGTGCGCGAGCTGGAGCAGATGGAGATCGAGTTCTTCTGCGTGCCCGGCACCGACGAGGACTGGCACGCGCACTGGCTGGAAAAGCGCCTGAAGTGGTGGGAAGACCAGGGCGTGCCGCGCGGCAAGATCGAGATCCTGGACGTGCCGAAAGAAGACCTCGCGCACTATTCCAAGCGCACCTACGACCTGATGTACGACTACCCCACCCTGGGCCATGAGGAGATCGAGGGCATCGCCAACCGTTCCGACTACGACCTGGGGAGCCACACCAAGAACCAGGACGAACTCGGGCTGGTCGCGCGGGTCGAGGAGAACCACGACTCCATCGCCAAGCTGACCATCCCGCACCCGGAGACGAACAAGCCGGTCGTGCCCTTCGTCATCGAGCCGTCCGCCGGGGTCGACCGCGCGTTTCTGGCCGTGATGGCCGAGGCCTTCACCAAGGAAACGCTGGAGAACGGCAACGAGCGCATCGTGCTGAAGCTCCGGCCGCACCTGGCGCCCATCAAGGTGGCCGTGATCCCGCTGGCCCGCAACCGCGAGGAGATCACGACGGTGGCCAAGGCGATCAAGGCCGAGCTGCAGGGCCTGGGCCTGGGCCGCGTGCTGTACGAGGATTCGGGCAACATCGGTAAGGCCTACCGCCGCCACGACGAGGTGGGCACGCCGTTCTGCGTGACCGTGGACTTCGACACCGTGGGCATCGGTTCCGGCGACAACGCGTCCGACGCGAACCTGAAGGACACCGTGACCGTGCGCGACCGCGATACGCTGGCCCAGGAGCGGGTGAGGATCAGCGAGTTGAGCAGCTGGATTCAGGCGAAGCTGCGCTGA
- the miaB gene encoding tRNA (N6-isopentenyl adenosine(37)-C2)-methylthiotransferase MiaB, translating to MKAHLITYGCQMNEYDTHLVQSQLVSLGADIVDGVDEADFVLINTCAVRGKPVDKVRSVLGELRKLKTQRPLVVGMMGCLAQLEEGQQMARKFEVDVLLGPGSLLDIGKALESNERFWGLQFKDELHGHIPPPPAGKLQAHLTIMRGCDHHCTYCIVPTTRGPQVSRSPDDILRELDMQLAAGVQEVTLLGQNVNAYGVDGGAKLAGYPSFADLLRLVGRSGVSRVKFTTSHPMNFTEDVAAAMAETPAVCEFVHLPVQSGSDRVLRRMAREYTREQYLSHIADIRRHLPHAVLATDIIVGFPGETEEDFQDTLSLYDEVGYDSAYMFIYSPRPGTPSYKHFADLPREVKTERLQRLIVKQKEWSARRNAAHVGSIQEVLIRGDAHSEGFLEGHTRGNHPTVVSRAIGADGPGVYRVRIGHATPHMMYGRVLGEGGQELPELPRLNPEAAAMSAPLQMA from the coding sequence ATGAAAGCCCACCTGATCACCTACGGGTGCCAGATGAACGAATACGACACGCACCTCGTGCAGTCCCAGCTGGTCTCGCTGGGCGCCGACATCGTGGACGGCGTGGACGAGGCGGATTTCGTCCTGATCAACACCTGCGCGGTGCGCGGCAAGCCGGTCGACAAGGTGCGCTCGGTGCTGGGCGAACTCCGCAAGCTCAAGACCCAGCGCCCCCTGGTGGTCGGTATGATGGGCTGCCTCGCGCAGCTCGAGGAAGGCCAGCAGATGGCCCGCAAGTTCGAGGTCGACGTGCTGCTCGGGCCGGGCAGCCTGCTGGATATCGGGAAGGCGCTGGAGAGCAACGAGCGCTTCTGGGGGCTGCAGTTCAAGGACGAGCTGCACGGCCACATCCCGCCGCCGCCGGCCGGAAAACTGCAGGCGCACCTGACGATCATGCGCGGCTGCGATCACCACTGCACCTACTGCATCGTGCCGACCACGCGCGGCCCGCAGGTCAGCCGCTCGCCGGACGACATCCTGCGCGAGCTGGACATGCAGCTCGCGGCCGGCGTGCAGGAGGTGACGCTGCTGGGCCAGAACGTGAACGCCTACGGCGTGGATGGGGGCGCAAAGCTGGCGGGCTACCCCAGTTTCGCCGACCTGCTGCGGCTGGTCGGGCGCAGTGGCGTGAGCCGCGTGAAGTTCACGACCAGCCACCCCATGAACTTCACCGAGGACGTGGCCGCCGCGATGGCCGAGACCCCGGCGGTCTGCGAGTTCGTGCATCTGCCCGTGCAGAGCGGTTCCGACCGCGTGCTGCGGCGTATGGCCCGCGAGTACACCCGTGAGCAGTACCTGTCGCACATCGCCGATATCCGCAGGCACCTGCCGCACGCCGTGCTGGCCACCGACATCATCGTGGGCTTTCCCGGCGAGACCGAGGAGGATTTTCAGGACACCCTGAGCCTGTACGACGAGGTGGGCTACGACTCCGCGTACATGTTCATCTACTCGCCGCGCCCCGGCACGCCCAGCTACAAGCACTTTGCCGACCTGCCGCGCGAGGTCAAGACTGAGCGCCTGCAACGACTGATCGTGAAGCAGAAGGAATGGAGTGCGCGCCGCAACGCCGCCCACGTCGGCTCGATTCAGGAGGTGCTGATCCGGGGCGACGCCCACAGCGAGGGCTTCCTGGAGGGCCACACGCGCGGCAACCACCCGACCGTGGTGTCCCGCGCGATCGGCGCCGACGGCCCCGGCGTCTACCGGGTACGGATCGGGCACGCCACGCCCCACATGATGTACGGCCGCGTGCTGGGCGAGGGCGGTCAGGAGCTTCCCGAGCTGCCCCGCCTGAACCCCGAGGCGGCGGCCATGAGCGCCCCGTTGCAGATGGCCTGA
- a CDS encoding LysM peptidoglycan-binding domain-containing C40 family peptidase has protein sequence MKLPGLLLTAAALCSTFASAATYTVKPGDTLYSIARATRTDAPTLMRLNRMGSSTIQVGQRLEIGGAATASAPARAPQAQASAPASGGRAFVSAAASRFLGIRYSLGGMGAGGIDCSAFTLRVFQQMGINLPRTAAAQWRTGVAVSRRDLQAGDLVFFNTMGRTASHVGLYLGNGMMANANSYQGRTVVEPLFSNAYWANRYDGARRVLN, from the coding sequence ATGAAACTCCCCGGTCTGCTCCTCACCGCCGCCGCCCTGTGCAGCACCTTCGCCAGCGCCGCTACCTACACCGTCAAACCCGGTGACACCCTGTACTCGATCGCCCGCGCCACGCGCACGGACGCGCCGACCCTGATGCGCCTGAACCGCATGGGCAGCAGCACGATCCAGGTCGGTCAGCGTCTGGAGATCGGGGGGGCCGCCACCGCGAGCGCCCCGGCCCGCGCTCCGCAGGCCCAGGCCAGTGCCCCCGCCAGCGGCGGCCGGGCCTTCGTCAGCGCGGCCGCCAGCCGTTTCCTGGGCATCCGCTACTCGCTGGGCGGCATGGGCGCCGGCGGCATCGACTGCAGCGCGTTCACGCTGCGCGTGTTCCAGCAGATGGGCATCAACCTGCCCCGCACCGCCGCCGCCCAGTGGCGCACCGGCGTGGCGGTCAGCCGCCGCGACCTGCAGGCCGGCGATCTGGTGTTCTTCAACACCATGGGCCGCACGGCCAGCCACGTGGGGCTGTACCTGGGCAACGGCATGATGGCCAACGCCAACTCCTACCAGGGCCGCACCGTGGTCGAGCCCCTGTTCAGCAACGCCTATTGGGCCAACCGCTACGACGGCGCCCGCCGCGTCCTGAACTGA
- a CDS encoding phytoene desaturase family protein, with amino-acid sequence MAPLDAVVVGAGHNGLSAAITLARAGLRVQVIEAQDRVGGGLRSLELTRPGFIHDYGSAIHPLSVASPAFRQWPLHAFGLSWVQPPAPVAHPLDGGRSVTLERSLDATADGLGRDGPAYRRLMRPLLDDWEGLLGDILRPLPRVPGHPLTLARFGVRGLPPAEGLGRALFRTPEARALWAGLAAHSILPLSTPGTSAATLVLALLGHAVGWPFPRGGAQAIADALRGYLEHLGGEVVTGVRVRGPGDLPEARATLVDSSPRVLLDILGERAPAAYRRALEGFRYGPGIQKFDYALSGPVPWADGRVARAATVHLGGGADEIAASEAQAARRVSARPYVLCAQHTLFDPSRAPAGAHTFWAYAHVPSGSTADIRPQVEAQIERFAPGFQGRVLASRVTDAPMLEAFSPVFHGGDVNGGSGTLWGLLARPVLSATPYRTPVRGVYLCSSSTPPGGGIHGMAGYHAAYAALKDEFGLREEV; translated from the coding sequence ATGGCACCCCTCGACGCAGTGGTGGTGGGCGCGGGCCACAACGGGCTCTCAGCCGCGATCACGCTGGCGCGGGCGGGCCTGCGGGTGCAGGTCATCGAGGCCCAGGATCGGGTGGGCGGCGGCCTGCGCTCGCTGGAACTGACCCGGCCCGGCTTCATCCACGACTACGGCTCGGCCATCCACCCGCTGAGCGTGGCCAGTCCGGCCTTCCGGCAGTGGCCGCTGCACGCCTTCGGCCTGAGCTGGGTGCAGCCGCCCGCCCCGGTCGCGCACCCGCTGGACGGCGGCCGCAGCGTGACCCTGGAACGCAGCCTGGATGCCACTGCGGACGGCCTGGGGCGCGACGGCCCCGCCTACCGCCGCCTGATGAGGCCGCTGCTGGACGACTGGGAGGGGCTGCTGGGCGACATCCTGCGCCCGCTGCCGCGCGTGCCGGGCCACCCCCTCACGCTGGCGCGCTTCGGCGTGCGTGGGCTGCCGCCAGCGGAGGGGCTGGGCCGGGCGCTGTTCCGCACCCCCGAGGCCCGCGCGCTGTGGGCCGGGCTGGCGGCGCATTCGATCCTGCCGCTGAGCACGCCGGGAACGTCTGCGGCCACGCTGGTGCTGGCGCTGCTGGGGCACGCGGTCGGCTGGCCCTTCCCACGCGGCGGGGCGCAGGCCATCGCGGACGCCCTGCGCGGCTATCTGGAGCACCTGGGCGGCGAGGTGGTCACGGGCGTGCGCGTGCGCGGCCCCGGCGACCTCCCCGAGGCACGGGCCACGCTGGTCGATTCCAGCCCCCGCGTGCTGCTGGACATCCTGGGAGAGCGGGCACCGGCCGCCTACCGCCGCGCGCTGGAGGGCTTCCGCTACGGCCCCGGCATCCAGAAGTTCGACTACGCCCTGAGCGGCCCGGTGCCCTGGGCGGACGGGCGGGTGGCGCGGGCGGCGACGGTGCATCTCGGGGGCGGGGCGGACGAGATCGCGGCTTCCGAGGCGCAGGCGGCGCGGCGGGTCTCGGCGCGGCCCTACGTGCTGTGCGCCCAGCACACGCTGTTCGACCCCAGCCGCGCGCCGGCCGGGGCGCACACTTTCTGGGCCTACGCCCACGTGCCCAGCGGCAGTACCGCCGACATCCGACCCCAGGTGGAGGCCCAGATCGAGCGCTTCGCCCCCGGTTTCCAGGGGCGCGTGCTCGCCTCGCGCGTGACCGATGCGCCCATGCTGGAGGCGTTCAGCCCGGTGTTTCACGGGGGCGACGTGAACGGAGGGAGCGGCACGCTGTGGGGCCTGCTGGCGCGGCCGGTACTGAGTGCCACGCCTTACCGGACGCCCGTGCGCGGTGTGTACCTGTGTTCCTCCTCCACGCCGCCGGGGGGCGGCATTCACGGGATGGCGGGATACCACGCCGCGTACGCCGCCCTGAAGGACGAGTTCGGCCTGCGCGAGGAGGTGTGA
- a CDS encoding phosphoribosyltransferase — protein sequence MSGRFADRAQAGERLAEVVLGRGAWEGTTVLALPRGGVPVAAPVARALQAPLDVLVVRKLGLPGHEELALGAIGPGGARALNDDLIRRLGISPEVLRAVETREEAELQRREARYRAGRSPLNLSGRTALLVDDGLATGATMRAAILAARHLGAAGVVVAVPVGAPDTVEELQQLADDVICVLTPEHLTAVGLYYRDFSQTSDEAVEAALAAAAGPGA from the coding sequence ATGTCCGGGCGCTTCGCCGACCGGGCGCAGGCGGGGGAACGCCTCGCCGAGGTGGTGCTGGGCCGGGGGGCCTGGGAGGGCACGACAGTCCTGGCCCTGCCGCGCGGTGGAGTCCCGGTGGCCGCGCCCGTGGCCCGCGCCCTCCAGGCCCCGCTGGACGTGCTGGTCGTCCGCAAGCTGGGCCTGCCCGGCCACGAGGAACTGGCCCTGGGCGCCATCGGCCCCGGCGGCGCGCGGGCCCTGAACGACGACCTGATCCGGCGCCTGGGCATCTCTCCCGAGGTTCTGAGGGCCGTGGAAACGCGCGAGGAAGCCGAGCTGCAGCGGCGCGAGGCCCGCTACCGCGCCGGACGGTCGCCGCTGAACCTGAGCGGCCGCACCGCCCTGCTGGTCGACGACGGGCTGGCGACCGGGGCGACGATGCGCGCCGCGATCCTGGCCGCCCGGCACCTGGGGGCGGCGGGCGTGGTGGTGGCCGTCCCCGTGGGCGCTCCCGACACCGTGGAGGAACTGCAGCAACTGGCCGACGACGTGATCTGCGTCCTGACCCCCGAGCACCTCACGGCCGTGGGCCTGTATTACCGCGACTTCAGCCAGACCAGCGACGAGGCAGTGGAGGCGGCGCTGGCGGCGGCTGCGGGGCCGGGCGCTTGA
- a CDS encoding outer membrane lipoprotein carrier protein LolA: protein MKTTRLFALTLGVALTGAAQGQTAQDIIGKVDAAQRASKDISFRLSGNATLESSSQKLDLLVKTIPSLSLVRVQFNAPDALADNIFVADKTEVRQYLYLTNQVTVTSAKKAADGAGLSGLDFTQVGNTAAMLSSFDVKLLGSSGAAGKRTFQLEATPRSGQSDKTRVWIAEDGWRPTRIQVVNTAGKTLADLTISNFRKNTGLSVSTLKQLPKDAEIIRQ from the coding sequence ATGAAGACCACCCGACTTTTCGCCCTGACGCTGGGAGTTGCCCTGACCGGCGCCGCCCAGGGCCAGACGGCTCAGGACATCATCGGCAAGGTGGACGCTGCCCAGCGGGCCTCCAAGGACATCTCGTTCCGGCTGTCGGGCAACGCCACGCTGGAATCCAGCAGCCAGAAGCTCGATCTGCTGGTCAAGACCATTCCGTCGCTGAGTCTGGTGCGCGTGCAGTTCAACGCCCCCGACGCCCTGGCCGACAACATCTTCGTGGCCGACAAGACCGAGGTGCGCCAGTACCTGTACCTCACCAACCAGGTCACGGTGACCTCGGCCAAGAAGGCGGCCGACGGCGCCGGGCTGAGCGGCCTGGACTTCACGCAGGTCGGCAACACCGCCGCCATGCTCAGTTCCTTCGACGTGAAGCTCCTGGGCAGCAGTGGGGCGGCGGGCAAGCGAACCTTCCAGCTCGAGGCCACGCCCAGGTCGGGCCAGTCCGACAAGACCCGGGTCTGGATCGCCGAGGACGGCTGGCGCCCGACCCGCATCCAGGTGGTGAACACCGCCGGCAAGACCCTGGCCGACCTGACCATCTCCAACTTCCGCAAGAACACCGGCCTCAGCGTGTCGACCCTCAAGCAGCTGCCCAAGGACGCCGAAATCATTCGGCAGTAA
- a CDS encoding LEA type 2 family protein, producing MRKCLPAAVTLLALSACAPTQILQVPTVEVQGVRLTRLSLPGGFGGTPVADVTLNLKVSNPNAIGLRMANILTDVIVDGARVGQVELPNVNVPARGSANQTANVSIPVTLNTAASFLKIARGQGVTYRLDGGFTADFGPLGLQRFGPFTLAQGQWKQEPILPF from the coding sequence ATGCGTAAGTGCCTGCCCGCTGCCGTGACCCTGCTTGCCCTGAGCGCCTGCGCCCCGACCCAGATCCTGCAGGTGCCCACTGTGGAGGTGCAGGGCGTGCGCCTGACGCGCCTGAGCCTGCCGGGCGGCTTCGGCGGCACGCCGGTCGCGGACGTGACCCTGAACCTGAAGGTCTCGAATCCCAACGCCATCGGGCTGCGGATGGCGAACATCCTGACCGACGTGATCGTGGACGGCGCGCGGGTCGGGCAGGTGGAGCTGCCCAACGTGAACGTCCCGGCGCGCGGCTCGGCGAACCAGACGGCGAACGTGTCCATCCCCGTGACCCTGAACACGGCCGCCTCGTTCCTGAAGATCGCGCGGGGCCAGGGCGTGACCTACCGGCTGGACGGCGGCTTCACGGCCGATTTCGGGCCGCTGGGGCTGCAGCGCTTCGGGCCGTTCACGCTGGCCCAGGGCCAGTGGAAGCAGGAGCCGATCCTGCCCTTCTAA